The following are encoded in a window of Vigna unguiculata cultivar IT97K-499-35 chromosome 8, ASM411807v1, whole genome shotgun sequence genomic DNA:
- the LOC114195518 gene encoding receptor kinase-like protein Xa21 has product MFLLSVVSQSLVYMMPPTVGLSLSSESDKLALLALKHKLTNGVANALPSWNNSLHFCEWQGVTCGHRHMRVSVLHLQNQNWGGTLGPSLGNLTFLTTLILSNINLYGEIPAQIGRLKRLQVLDLSHNSLNGQIPVHLSNCSKLEVINLLYNKLNGKLPSWFGLGSMTRLNKLLLGANDLVGTVPPSLGNLSSLQNITVARNHLVGSIPHVLGRLSNLKELNLGLNNLSGVVPDSLYNLSNIQTFVLGVNRLSGTLPSKMQLAFPNLRAFFVGDNQLNGAFPSSISNITGLQAFDISLNGFSGPIPPTLGSLNKLETFSIFDNRFGSGSAQDLDFLSSLTNCTQLKILLLGWNEFGGVLPDLIGNFSTNLTSLSMECNQITGMIPEGIGRLIGLTNLVLINNYLEGSVPDSIGTLKILVRLALQNNKLSGHIPTAIGNLTMLSELYLHTNKFEGSIPLSLKHCTRMQSFGVSTNNLSGDIPDQIFGNLKGLINLDLSNNSFTGSIPLEIGNLTHLSVLYLNENKLSGEIPAKLAACSALTELMLQINFFRGSIPSFFGSLGSLEILDLSNNNFSSVIPAELQNLTFLYTLNLSFNHLYGEVPIGGVFNNVTVISLIGNKDLCGGIPQLNLPACSKLPSKKRKWTCRKKLILIIAIEVGVYLVALTVFISIYLFRKRPKTPSTSCSPKNEYVKVSYGDLHKATNGFSSSNLVGSGGFGSVYNGYLLPFETPVAVKVLNLETVGASKSFAAECKALGRIMHRNLVNILTCCSSIDYNGKDFKAIVLEFMPNGSLEK; this is encoded by the coding sequence ATGTTTCTTCTCAGTGTTGTTTCACAGAGCTTAGTGTACATGATGCCACCTACAGTTGGTCTCTCTTTGAGTTCAGAGAGTGACAAGCTGGCTTTACTTGCTTTGAAGCATAAGCTTACCAATGGAGTCGCCAATGCTCTTCCATCATGGAACAACTCTCTGCATTTCTGTGAGTGGCAGGGTGTTACATGCGGACATCGCCATATGAGAGTCTCTGTCTTGCACTTGCAAAATCAAAACTGGGGTGGCACTCTTGGACCATCTTTGGGAAATCTAACCTTCCTCACAACCCTCATTCTTTCCAACATCAACTTGTATGGGGAAATTCCCGCACAAATTGGTCGATTAAAGAGGTTGCAGGTTCTTGACTTGAGCCACAACAGTCTAAATGGTCAGATTCCTGTACACCTTTCTAACTGCTCTAAACTTGAGGTCATTAACTTGTTGTACAACAAACTCAATGGAAAACTTCCCTCCTGGTTCGGACTTGGATCCATGACACGGCTTAATAAGTTGCTTCTTGGTGCCAATGATCTAGTCGGTACTGTCCCACCTTCCTTGGGAAATCTTTCATCGCTCCAAAATATCACAGTGGCAAGAAATCATTTGGTGGGAAGTATACCACATGTTTTGGGCCGATTATCAAATTTGAAGGAGCTGAATCTTGGTTTAAATAATTTGTCAGGAGTAGTGCCTGATTCTCTTTATAACCTTTCCAATATTCAAACTTTTGTTCTCGGGGTAAACCGGTTATCTGGTACTCTTCCATCAAAAATGCAACTTGCTTTTCCAAACCTTAGAGCATTCTTTGTTGGAGATAACCAGTTGAATGGAGCTTTCCCGTCTTCAATATCCAACATCACCGGATTGCAAGCGTTTGATATCTCCTTAAATGGTTTCAGTGGGCCAATTCCTCCCACTTTGGGAAGCTTAAACAAACTCGAGACGTTTAGCATTTTTGATAATAGATTTGGAAGTGGGAGCGCTCAAGATTTAGATTTCCTTTCCTCTTTAACCAATTGTACTCAATTGAAGATACTTCTTTTGGGTTGGAATGAATTTGGCGGTGTGTTGCCAGATCTTATTGGCAATTTTTCTACCAATCTCACTTCGCTCAGTATGGAGTGTAATCAAATAACTGGAATGATACCTGAAGGAATTGGACGGCTAATCGGTTTAACTAACCTCGTCCTGATTAATAATTATCTTGAGGGGAGCGTTCCAGATTCGATTGGAACGCTTAAAATTCTAGTACGATTGGCCCTGCAAAACAATAAACTGTCTGGTCATATTCCTACCGCCATTGGCAATCTTACTATGTTGTCTGAACTTTATCTGCACACCAATAAATTCGAAGGAAGCATTCCATTAAGCCTCAAACACTGCACACGCATGCAGTCATTTGGTGTTTCCACCAACAACTTGAGTGGAGATATCCCTGATCAAATATTTGGCAATCTAAAAGGTTTGATAAATCTTGACTTATCAAACAACTCTTTCACCGGTTCCATTCCTTTAGAGATTGGAAACTTGACGCACCTTTCCGTACTATATCTAAACGAAAACAAGTTGTCTGGTGAAATTCCTGCCAAACTTGCTGCTTGTTCCGCATTAACAGAACTCATGTTGCAGATAAACTTTTTCCGAGGAAGCATACCTTCGTTCTTTGGCTCTTTAGGATCCCTGGAAATCCTAGACCTTTCTAACAACAACTTCTCAAGTGTAATCCCTGCTGAACTACAAAATCTGACTTTTTTGTATACTTTGAACTTGTCTTTTAACCATCTTTATGGTGAGGTTCCTATAGGAGGAGTCTTTAATAATGTTACAGTAATTTCACTCATTGGAAATAAGGATCTCTGTGGTGGGATACCTCAATTGAACCTTCCTGCATGCTCTAAGTTGCCCTCAAAGAAACGCAAGTGGACGTGTAGAAAGAAACTCATCCTCATCATTGCAATTGAAGTTGGAGTGTATTTGGTTGCTTTGACAGTGTTTATCAGCATCTATTTGTTCAGGAAAAGGCCCAAAACACCATCGACTTCATGTTCTCCTAAAAATGAGTACGTAAAGGTTTCTTATGGAGATCTGCATAAAGCAACCAATGGATTTTCTTCATCCAATTTGGTAGGGTCTGGAGGCTTTGGTTCTGTATATAATGGATATCTTCTCCCTTTCGAAACACCTGTTGCTGTGAAGGTATTGAATCTTGAAACAGTTGGGGCGTCAAAGAGCTTCGCAGCTGAGTGCAAGGCTCTAGGAAGGATCATGCATCGGAATCTTGTCAACATCTTGACTTGTTGTTCAAGCATTGATTATAACGGTAAAGATTTCAAGGCTATAGTTCTCGAGTTCATGCCTAATGGCAGTCTAGAAAAG